The following coding sequences are from one Melanotaenia boesemani isolate fMelBoe1 chromosome 19, fMelBoe1.pri, whole genome shotgun sequence window:
- the ppwd1 gene encoding peptidylprolyl isomerase domain and WD repeat-containing protein 1: protein MQWSGSTINKEGPDRRFVAMAASDSNVELKRKVDDDQDGDGDGEGVDWVGPMPSEATKAKKRKVLEFERVYLDNLPSAAMYERSYMHRDVITHIVCSKTDFIITASQDGHVKFWKKKEDEGIEFVKHFRSHLGVIESIGVSAEGALLCSVGDDQAMKVFDVVNFDMINMLKLGFQPGQSEWIYNPGDAICTVACSEKSTGKIFVYDGRGSNEPLHIFDKMHSSPLSQIRLNPKYRVIVSADKAGMLEYWTGLPNEFRFPKHVEWEYKTDTDLYEFAKHKTYPTSLAFSSDGKKMATIASDRKVRIFRFLTGKLMRVFDESLTMFTELQQMRQQLPDMEFGRRMAVERELEKVDGIRLTNIIFDETGHFVLYGTMLGIKVINVETNRCVRIFGKLENIRVVQLCLFQGIAKAMAVAPTIEMKASDNPALQSEEPDPTIFCTAFKKNRFYMFTKREPEDTKSADSDRDIFNEKPSKEEVMAATQAEGPKRVSDSAIIHTTMGDIHIKLFPVECPKTVENFCVHSRNGYYNGHIFHRVIKGFMIQTGDPTGTGMGGESIWGGEFEDEFHATLRHDRPYTLSMANGGPSTNGSQFFVTVVPTPWLDNKHTVFGRCTKGMEAVQRISNAKVNPKTDKPYEDISIINITIK from the exons ATGCAGTGGAGCGGAAGTACCATAAACAAAGAGGGACCAGACCGTAGATTTGTAGCAATGGCGGCGTCTGACAGCAATGTGGAATTAAAACGAAAAGTTGATGACGACCaggatggagatggagatggagaaggGGTCGACTGGGTTGGACCCATGCCAAGCGAAGCCACAAAGGCAAAGAAACGAAAAG tcCTTGAATTTGAGCGTGTTTACTTGGATAACCTTCCATCAGCTGCCATGTATGAACGGAGCTACATGCATAGAGACGTCATCACGCACATAGTTTGTTCCAA GACAGATTTCATCATCACCGCCAGCCAGGATGGTCATGTCAAGTTctggaagaagaaggaggacgAGGGAATAGAGTTTGTGAAACACTTTCGAAGTCATCTTG GTGTGATTGAAAGCATCGGCGTCAGCGCGGAAGGAGCTCTTCTCTGCTCGGTCGGTGACGATCAGGCCATGAAAGTGTTTGATGTGGTCAACTTTGACATGATCAATATGCTGAAGTTGGG CTTTCAGCCAGGCCAGAGTGAGTGGATCTATAACCCCGGGGATGCCATTTGCACCGTGGCTTGTTCGGAAAAATCCACAGGAAAGATCTTTGTGTATGATGGAAGAGGAAGCAACGAGCCCCTTCACATTTTTGACAAAATGCACTCTTCACCGCTGTCCCAAATTCGCCTGAATCCCAAATATAGAGTCATTGTGTCTGCAGACAAAGCAGGAATGCTGGAATACTGGACAGGCCTTCCAAATGAATTCAGGTTCCCAAAGCATGTGGAATGGGAATACAAAACGGACACCGACTTGTATGAATTTGCGAAACATAAAACCTACCCCACCAGCCTCGCCTTCTCCTCCGACGGGAAGAAAATGGCCACCATAGCTTCTGATAGGAAAGTGAGGATCTTCCGCTTCCTCACAGGAAAACTGATGCGAGTGTTTGACGAGTCACTAACG ATGttcacagagctgcagcagatGAGGCAGCAGCTGCCCGACATGGAGTTTGGGAGGAGGATGGCTGTGGAGAGAGAACTGGAGAAGGTGGACGGGATCAGACTCACCAACATCATCTTCGATGAGACCGGCCACTTTGTTCTGTACGGGACCATGCTGGGCATCAAAGTCATCAATGTGGAAACCAACAG GTGTGTGCGGATCTTCGGGAAGCTGGAGAACATCCGCGTGGTTCAGCTGTGTCTGTTCCAGGGCATCGCCAAGGCCATGGCGGTGGCTCCCACCATAGAGATGAAGGCCTCGGACAACCCCGCCTTACAGAGCGAGGAGCCGGACCCCACCATCTTCTGCACCGCCTTCAAGAAGAACCGCTTCTACATG TTCACGAAGAGGGAACCCGAGGACACGAAGAGCGCCGACTCGGACAGAGACATCTTCAACGAGAAGCCTTCAAAGGAGGAGGTGATGGCTGCGACTCAGGCCGAGGGCCCCAAGAGAGTGTCTGACAGCGCCATCATCCACACCACCATGGGAGACATCCACATCAAGCTGTTCCCCGTGGA atgcCCCAAAACGGTGGAGAACTTCTGCGTTCACAGCAGGAACGGCTACTACAACGGCCACATCTTCCACAGAGTCATAAAG GGCTTCATGATCCAGACGGGAGACCCCACAGGCACCGGCATGGGGGGAGAGAGCATCTGGGGGGGCGAGTTTGAGGACGAGTTCCACGCCACTCTGAGACACGACCGCCCCTACACGCTGAGCATGGCCAACGGCGGCCCCTCCACCAACGGGTCCCAGTTCTTTGTCACCGTGGTTCCCACC CCTTGGCTCGATAACAAGCACACGGTGTTTGGAAGGTGCACGAAAGGCATGGAGGCGGTCCAGCGCATCTCCAACGCTAAAGTGAACCCGAAGACGGACAAACCGTACGAGGACATCAGCATCATCAACATCACCATAAAGTGA
- the trim23 gene encoding E3 ubiquitin-protein ligase TRIM23, with protein MAAAAAGINKQGAVATMEPCLRHGRGATGNTVKVLECGVCEDVFSLQGDKVPRLLLCGHTVCHDCLTRLPLHGRAVRCPFDRQVTELGDSGVWGLKKNFALLELLERLQNGATNQSGMADDALKGMGECIIRCDEDESHTASMYCTVCATHLCAECSQLTHSTRTLAKHRRVPLADKPHEKMLCPQHQVHAIEFVCLEEPCQSGPLMCCVCKEYGKHQGHKHALLETEANQIRASILDMAHCIRTFTDEVSEYSRKLVGIVQQIEGGEQIVEDGVGMAHTEHVPGTAESARSCVRAYFADLHETLCRQEEMALSVVDAHVRERLIWLRQQQEDMTILLSQVSTACLHCEKTLQQDDCRVVLAKQEINCLLETLQKQQHQFTELADHIQLDAGIPVTFTKDNRVHIGPKMEIRVVTLGLDGAGKTTILFKLKQDEFMQPIPTIGFNVETVEYKNLKFTIWDVGGKHKLRPLWKHYYLNTQAVVFVIDSCHRDRLMEAHSELAKLLTEKELRDALLLIFANKQDVPGAVSVEEMTELLSLHKLCCGRSWHIQGCDARSGMGLHEGLDWLSRQLVAAGVLDVA; from the exons ATGGCCGCCGCTGCAGCAGGAATAAACAAGCAGGGCGCCGTGGCGACGATGGAGCCCTGTCTCCGACATGGAAGGGGGGCTACTGGGAACACCGTGAAG GTGCTGGAGTGTGGAGTCTGTGAGGACGTCTTCTCTCTCCAAGGCGACAAGGTCCCTCGTCTTCTGCTCTGCGGTCACACCGTGTGCCATGATTGTCTCACCCGGCTGCCCCTCCATGGCAGAGCCGTCCGCTGCCCCTTCGACAGACAGGTCACTGAACTGG GAGACTCTGGCGTTTGGGGTCTAAAGAAGAACTTTGCCCTGCTTGAGCTGCTGGAGCGACTGCAGAATGGAGCCACCAACCAGTCAGGAATGGCCGACGATGCTCTGAAAGGGATGGGAGAA TGTATAATCCGGTGTGACGAGGACGAGAGCCACACGGCCTCCATGTACTGCACCGTGTGCGCCACCCACCTGTGCGCAGAGTGCTCCCAGCTCACCCACTCCACCCGCACGCTGGCCAAACACCGCCGGGTGCCGCTGGCCGACAAGCCCCATGAGAAGATGCTCTGCCCGCAGCACCAGGTCCACGCCATCGAGTTCGTCTGTCTGGAGGAGCCGTGCCAGTCTGGGCCGCTCATGTGCTGCGTGTGCAAGGAGTACGGCAAGCACCAGGGACATAAG CACGCTCTCCTTGAGACTGAAGCCAACCAGATCCGTGCGTCCATCCTGGACATGGCCCACTGCATCCGCACCTTCACAGACGAGGTGTCCGAGTACTCCAGGAAGCTGGTGGGCATCGTGCAGCAAATCGAGGGCGGCGAGCAGATCGTGGAGGATGGCGTGGGCATGGCACACACGGAGCAC GTCCCGGGCACAGCTGAGAGTGCACGGTCCTGTGTCCGGGCTTACTTTGCAGACCTCCACGAGACGCTGTGTCGGCAGGAGGAGATGGCGCTGAGCGTGGTGGACGCTCACGTCCGGGAGAGGCTGATCTGGCTgcggcagcagcaggaggacatGACCATCCTGCTGTCCCAGGTCTCCACCGCCTGCCTGCACTGCGAGAAAACTCTTCAGCAG GATGACTGCAGAGTTGTGCTGGCAAAGCAGGAGATCAACTGTCTGCTGGAGACTCTCCAGAAGCAGCAGCACCAGTTCACGGAGCTGGCAGATCACATCCAGCTGGATGCCGGCATCCCCGTCACCTTCACTAAG gACAACCGAGTCCACATCGGTCCAAAGATGGAGATCCGCGTTGTGACTCTCGGGCTGGACGGAGCTGGAAAAACCACCATCCTCTTCAAGCTGAAGCAGGATGAGTTCATGCAGCCCATCCCAACCATCG GTTTCAATGTGGAGACGGTTGAATATAAGAACTTGAAATTCACCATCTGGGATGTCGGTGGGAAGCATAAACTCAGACCGCTCTGGAAACACTATTATCTCAACACTCAGG CGGTGGTGTTTGTGATTGACAGCTGCCACAGAGACCGGCTGATGGAGGCCCACAGCGAGCTGGCCAAACTACTGACGGAGAAGGAGCTGAGAGACGCCCTGCTGCTCATCTTTGCCAACAAGCAG GACGTTCCCGGCGCCGTGTCCGTGGAGGAGATGACGGAGCTGCTGAGCCTCCACAAGCTGTGCTGCGGGAGGAGCTGGCACATCCAGGGCTGCGACGCTCGCAGTGGAATGGGCCTCCACGAGGGGCTGGACTGGCTCTCCAGGCAGCTGGTGGCTGCCGGGGTCCTGGATGTCGCCTAA
- the mzt2b gene encoding mitotic-spindle organizing protein 2 isoform X2 — MSQQPQQAVPPAPDSPALMVTANVQKYAMKKKKVLSAEEAELFELTQAAGITVDQEVFKIILDLLKMNVAPQAVFQTLKAMCAGQRVAESCGGESSAASHTTSMTTVPTEARAAVRSKAGEKSREVSSQKVQRQPSATRGQKTKSSGSSSSSSQINST; from the exons ATGTCTCAACAACCACAACAGGCGGTGCCCCCCGCTCCTGACTCCCCAGCGTTGATGGTCACAGCCAACGTTCAGAAATATgccatgaagaagaagaaagtccTCAGTGCTGAGGAGGCTGAGCTGTTTGAGCTGACTCAGGCTGCAGGCATCACTGTTGATCAAGAGGTTTTTAA GATCATACTGGACCTGTTAAAGATGAACGTGGCCCCACAGGCAGTCTTTCAGACTTTGAAGGCCATGTGTGCAGGCCAGAGAGTTGCTGAAAGCTGTGGGGGGGAGTCTTCAGCAGCATCCCACACCACGAGCATGACCACAGTTCCCACAGAGGCCAGAG CAGCAGTGAGAAGTAAAGCTGGTGAGAAGAGCCGAGAGGTTTCCAGCCAGAAGGTGCAGCGGCAGCCCAGcgccaccagggggcagaagactaAGAGCTCgggcagcagcagctcctcctCACAGATCAACTCCACATGA
- the mzt2b gene encoding mitotic-spindle organizing protein 2 isoform X3, with product MSQQPQQAVPPAPDSPALMVTANVQKYAMKKKKVLSAEEAELFELTQAAGITVDQEVFKIILDLLKMNVAPQAVFQTLKAMCAGQRVAESCGGESSAASHTTSMTTVPTEARAVRSKAGEKSREVSSQKVQRQPSATRGQKTKSSGSSSSSSQINST from the exons ATGTCTCAACAACCACAACAGGCGGTGCCCCCCGCTCCTGACTCCCCAGCGTTGATGGTCACAGCCAACGTTCAGAAATATgccatgaagaagaagaaagtccTCAGTGCTGAGGAGGCTGAGCTGTTTGAGCTGACTCAGGCTGCAGGCATCACTGTTGATCAAGAGGTTTTTAA GATCATACTGGACCTGTTAAAGATGAACGTGGCCCCACAGGCAGTCTTTCAGACTTTGAAGGCCATGTGTGCAGGCCAGAGAGTTGCTGAAAGCTGTGGGGGGGAGTCTTCAGCAGCATCCCACACCACGAGCATGACCACAGTTCCCACAGAGGCCAGAG CAGTGAGAAGTAAAGCTGGTGAGAAGAGCCGAGAGGTTTCCAGCCAGAAGGTGCAGCGGCAGCCCAGcgccaccagggggcagaagactaAGAGCTCgggcagcagcagctcctcctCACAGATCAACTCCACATGA
- the mzt2b gene encoding mitotic-spindle organizing protein 2 isoform X1, which translates to MSQQPQQAVPPAPDSPALMVTANVQKYAMKKKKVLSAEEAELFELTQAAGITVDQEVFKIILDLLKMNVAPQAVFQTLKAMCAGQRVAESCGGESSAASHTTSMTTVPTEAREEDSLASGKSPKPAAASPSVSGPRATRVNTKIVVYGPQDASSPHTPAVRSKAGEKSREVSSQKVQRQPSATRGQKTKSSGSSSSSSQINST; encoded by the exons ATGTCTCAACAACCACAACAGGCGGTGCCCCCCGCTCCTGACTCCCCAGCGTTGATGGTCACAGCCAACGTTCAGAAATATgccatgaagaagaagaaagtccTCAGTGCTGAGGAGGCTGAGCTGTTTGAGCTGACTCAGGCTGCAGGCATCACTGTTGATCAAGAGGTTTTTAA GATCATACTGGACCTGTTAAAGATGAACGTGGCCCCACAGGCAGTCTTTCAGACTTTGAAGGCCATGTGTGCAGGCCAGAGAGTTGCTGAAAGCTGTGGGGGGGAGTCTTCAGCAGCATCCCACACCACGAGCATGACCACAGTTCCCACAGAGGCCAGAG AAGAAGACTCTTTGGCTTCGGGAAAGAGCCCTAAACCAGCTGCAGCCTCCCCCTCAGTGTCGGGCCCAAGAGCCACAAGGGTCAACACTAAGATTGTGGTCTACGGCCCCCAAGATGCTAGCTCTCCTCACACTCCAG CAGTGAGAAGTAAAGCTGGTGAGAAGAGCCGAGAGGTTTCCAGCCAGAAGGTGCAGCGGCAGCCCAGcgccaccagggggcagaagactaAGAGCTCgggcagcagcagctcctcctCACAGATCAACTCCACATGA